One region of Bombus affinis isolate iyBomAffi1 chromosome 5, iyBomAffi1.2, whole genome shotgun sequence genomic DNA includes:
- the LOC126916116 gene encoding SWI/SNF-related matrix-associated actin-dependent regulator of chromatin subfamily A-like protein 1 encodes MSYSQEEIEKKRLLALQRKKESQLKNNSFIPNTNTRNSITSANSSIITNENKSYNSPKVFGHGSSKYVDYKAKSENNCFKHNGKLNKQNERFNPMSTKNFFGQKSCITAKCYMLTDERFVLETSSYLPPLVEAIKKVTSRLYDIKTKQWNFLLKDYEAVMEKVINFKSDIQITGLPKPILQIFRKDDTSMNTENINLLDIDPQLVKNLMPFQREGVCYGISKGGRCMIADDMGLGKTIQALGIAHYFRKNWPLLIVTPASVRYQWAEAIYTFLPSVPAHYIHQFANTKDCIDGSKIVITTYDLLARAMDTFERQIFGFVILDESHALKSVKTARFKAAQCVVLQACHVVLLSGTPALSRPMELYSQINLIMPNFMGYQEYGIRYCAGEKTSYGWDFSGSSNMQELQLLLRRTCVIRRLKNDVLNQLPAKKREVIILDPGLIKVGTKEMVEISKKLEREVLNGVERHHTLLQYYNESGVAKQKAVCDYISKLFMKKQKFIIFAHHQNVMDAICDVAESMDIKYIRIDGKTNPERRKYQIDQFQNCDDCMVAVLSITAANAGITLTAAKLAVFAELFWNPGILCQAEDRVHRIGQDNSVIIQYLVAKQTADDYLWPLIQKKMNVLNEVGLDQNFSLKDIDVTVQAFRSEQKTLDSFTDNSQKIVHSNENATKNTSQSQFSSTEEFQELLDLNEEDFEFCDWDDMK; translated from the exons ATGAGTTATTCTCAAGAAGAAATAGAGAAGAAGCGTTTATTAGCTTTACAACGTAAAAAGGAATCTCAATTGAAAAACAATTCATTCATCCCTAATACAAATACAAgaaatagtattacttctgctaATAGTAGTATCATAACTAATGAAAATAAATCATACAATAGCCCAAAAGTTTTTGGACATGGTTCATCAAAATATGTTGACTATAAAGCAAAATCTGAGAACAATTGTTTCAAGCATAATGGAAAACTTAATAAACAAAATGAACGATTTAATCCTATGTCAACAAAGAATTTTTTTGGTCAGAAATCTTGCATTACAGCAAAATGTTACATGTTAACTGACGAAAGATTTGTATTAGAAACTTCATCATATTTGCCTCCACTTGTTGAGGCAATAAAGAAAGTTACAAGCagattatatg atattaaaactaaacaatggaattttcttttaaaagaCTATGAAGCAGTAATGGAAAAGGTTATTAATTTCAAATCTGATATACAAATTACAGGATTACCAAAGCCAATCCTTCAG ATTTTCAGGAAAGATGACACCTCAATGAATACTGAAAATATTAATCTATTAGACATTGATCCTCAGTTAGTAAAGAATTTAATGCCCTTTCAACGAGAAGGAGTTTG cTATGGAATATCTAAAGGTGGTCGTTGTATGATCGCTGATGATATGGGTTTAGGAAAGACCATTCAAGCACTAGGCATTGCGCATTATTTTAGAAAGAATTGGCCCCTCCTTATTGTTACACCCGCTTCAGTCAG gTATCAATGGGCAGAagcaatatatacatttttgccATCTGTACCTGCTCATTACATTCACCAATTTGCAAATACCAAAGACTGTATTGATGGTAGTAAAATCGTTATTACAACATATGATCTTTTAGCCCGAGCGATGGACACGTTTGAACGCCAAATTTTTGGTTTTGTTATTTTG GATGAGTCTCATGCATTGAAAAGTGTTAAAACTGCGAGATTTAAGGCTGCACAATGTGTAGTTTTGCAAGCGTGTCATGTTGTTTTGCTATCTGGGACACCTGCTTTATCAAGACCCATGGAATTATATTCCCAAATAAATCTTATAATGCCAAATTTTATGGG ATATCAAGAATATGGAATTCGGTATTGTGCAGGAGAAAAAACTTCATATGGATGGGATTTTAGTGGATCGTCAAACATGCAAGAATTGCAGTTATTATTAAGACGCACTTGCGTAATTCGAAGATTAAAAAATGATGTTTTAAATCAATTACCGGCGAAAAAAAG AGAAGTTATTATACTAGATCCAGGGTTAATAAAAGTTGGTACTAAAGAAATGGTAGAAATTTCTAAGAAACTAGAGCGAGAGGTTCTGAATGGTGTGGAAAGACATCATACTCTTTTGCAGTATTATAATGAATCTGGTGTTGCTAAACAAAAGGCTGTATG tGATTATATTTCCAAGCTGTTCATGAAAAAGCAAAAGTTCATTATATTTGCCCATCATCAAAATGTTATGGATGCTATTTGTGATGTTGCAGAATCTATGGATATAAA ATATATTAGAATTGATGGAAAAACAAATCCAGAACGCAGAAAATATCAAATCGACCAATTTCAGAACTGTGACGATTGCATGGTAGCAGTATTATCAATCACAGCAGCGAACGCCGGAATTACATTAACAGCTGCGAAACTTGCAGTTTTTGCAGAACTATTTTGGAATCCTGGA ATATTGTGTCAAGCGGAAGATAGGGTACACAGAATTGGTCAAGATAATAGTGTTATCATTCAATATTTGGTTGCAAAACAAACAGCAGACGATTATTTATGGCCGTTAATTCAGAAAAAGATGAATGTATTGAACGAGGTTGGACTTGATCAAAATTTTTCTCTAAAAGATATTGATGTTACTGTACAAGCATTCCGTTCAGAACAAAAAACCTTGGATAGTTTTACTGATAACTCACAAAAAATAGTACACAGTAACGAGAATGCAACAAAAAATACATCACAAAGTCAATTTTCCTCAACTGAAGAGTTTCAAGAATTACTTGATTTAAATGAAGAAGACTTCGAATTTTGTGATTGGGATGATATGAAATGA
- the LOC126916124 gene encoding serine/threonine-protein phosphatase 2A activator-like, with translation MSTSKSPVNPDDHEFVVPKKSIKVPSDMVVWEKSEAYFEYLGFILALNESVQGKALNAEYTQSPTIANIVQMLNEFDEWITQIPPTEQPQRFGNKSFREWHERLQQNGVAELQKVLPEKLHRAVPEIVQYLYEGFGNPTRIDYGTGHEMAFLMFLCCMFKIGAFTQDDKVAVVVKIFNRYLELVRRLQLTYRMEPAGSHGVWSLDDYQFVPFIWGSAQLIGHPRIEPRHFVEPDIIQAFNKQYMFLGCIEFISKVKIGPFAEHSNQLWNVSAVSSWVKVNNGLIKMYRAEVLAKFPVIQHVLFGSLLSIKPASVPPVKRGPRRDQPLQPPPTQ, from the exons ATGTCAACGTCAAAGTCACCTGTAAATC CCGACGATCATGAATTCGTTGTCCCGAAAAAGTCGATTAAAGTACCATCTGATATGGTAGTTTGGGAAAAATCAGAAGCATATTTT gaaTACTTGGGATTTATATTGGCCTTAAACGAATCGGTTCAGGGAAAAGCTTTAAATGCTGAATACACACAAAGTCCTACAATAGCCAATATTGTTCAAATGCTTAATGAATTTGATGAATGGATAACACAGATACCTCCCACTGAGCAGCCCCAACGTTTTGGTAACAAATCGTTTAGAGAATGGCATGAAAGATTACAACag AATGGAGTAGCAGAATTACAAAAAGTGTTGCCAGAAAAATTACATAGAGCAGTTCCAGAAATAGTCCAGTATTTATATGAAGGCTTTGGAAATCCAACGCGTATAGATTATGGTACAGGACATGAAATGgcatttttaatgtttttatGTTGTATGTTCAAAATTGGTGCTTTCACACAGGATGATAAAGTAGCTGTagttgtaaaaatatttaacag ATATCTGGAATTAGTGCGTAGATTACAATTAACTTATCGGATGGAACCAGCAGGTAGTCATGGTGTATGGAGCTTAGATGACTATCAATTTGTTCCATTTATATGGGGAAGTGCTCAATTAATTG GACATCCTCGTATAGAACCTCGTCACTTTGTTGAACCAGATATTATTCAAGCTTTTAACAAACAATATATGTTTCTTGGTTGTATTGAATTTATTTCAAAA GTAAAGATAGGTCCATTTGCTGAACATTCAAATCAGTTATGGAATGTTAGTGCAGTATCTTCTTGGGTCAAAGTAAATAATGGTCTTATTAAAATGTACAGAGCTGAG GTTTTAGCAAAATTTCCTGTTATACAACACGTTTTATTTGGTTCTTTATTATCGATAAAACCGGCGTCTGTTCCACCTGTTAAAAGGGGACCTCGTCGAGATCAACCATTGCAACCACCACCGACTCAGTAA